One Erysipelothrix amsterdamensis DNA window includes the following coding sequences:
- the cdaA gene encoding diadenylate cyclase CdaA, giving the protein MPFALITFQSIINSLKAIVDFSIIWVLVYYILRIVRNNSRTVQIFKGIVLIIAMRFVAHKLSLTTLKALLDLLIQYGFLVVVIIFVPEIRAMLERLGKTSVFSALHSLSGNEKEKLVDELVDAATVLAERKTGALITLEQGHSLADYIKTGTPINSSVTSELLCSIFVTSTPLHDGAVIIQGDRIACASAYFPPTAQDLPTRYGARHRAAIGLSEVTDSVTIIVSEETGTISIAEGGKLREMDAASLREYLNLLIQNSEKEVSQSLGAHRKQRKFNLSKLNVDPIKIEKVDSSDLNLKSTEPTETNVEKRDFSKLMGIFKKKPKDADTKDKSTENVQDLTSNQDHSSQDEDSKTTDVEEPVTIVDDTNSSEKLNDEGGEPNESEER; this is encoded by the coding sequence ATGCCATTTGCCTTAATAACATTTCAATCAATCATCAATAGTTTAAAGGCTATCGTAGACTTTTCAATTATTTGGGTTTTGGTTTATTACATTTTGAGAATTGTTAGAAATAATTCTCGAACTGTTCAGATTTTCAAAGGAATCGTATTAATCATTGCGATGCGCTTTGTTGCTCATAAACTAAGCCTCACTACATTAAAAGCTCTACTCGATCTATTGATTCAATATGGATTCTTAGTCGTAGTCATTATATTTGTGCCGGAAATCCGAGCTATGTTGGAAAGACTCGGAAAAACATCCGTTTTTTCAGCACTCCATTCTTTATCCGGTAATGAGAAAGAAAAACTTGTGGATGAACTCGTTGATGCAGCAACCGTGCTTGCAGAACGAAAAACAGGTGCACTTATTACACTTGAACAAGGTCACTCTTTAGCAGATTATATTAAAACGGGTACACCAATTAATTCATCCGTTACCTCGGAACTTTTATGTTCTATTTTTGTTACGTCGACACCACTTCATGATGGTGCAGTAATAATCCAAGGGGATCGCATCGCATGTGCGTCGGCCTATTTCCCACCGACTGCTCAAGATTTACCAACTCGCTATGGTGCGCGTCACCGTGCTGCGATTGGATTAAGTGAAGTTACAGACTCAGTAACAATTATTGTATCCGAAGAAACGGGAACAATTTCGATTGCTGAAGGTGGAAAACTTCGAGAAATGGATGCTGCGAGCTTACGAGAGTATCTCAATCTTCTTATCCAAAATAGTGAAAAAGAAGTAAGTCAAAGTCTAGGCGCTCATCGTAAACAACGTAAATTTAATTTATCAAAATTAAACGTTGATCCAATTAAAATTGAGAAGGTTGATAGTTCAGATTTAAACCTTAAATCGACGGAACCTACAGAAACAAATGTGGAAAAGCGGGACTTTTCAAAATTAATGGGTATCTTCAAGAAAAAACCTAAGGATGCCGATACAAAAGATAAGTCAACAGAGAACGTACAAGACTTAACAAGTAATCAAGATCATTCGTCACAGGATGAAGATTCAAAAACAACCGATGTTGAGGAACCAGTAACGATCGTAGATGATACGAATTCATCAGAGAAACTAAACGATGAAGGAGGTGAGCCAAATGAGTCCGAAGAAAGATAA
- a CDS encoding CdaR family protein — translation MSPKKDKKNKKFDSEDKLELAQIIAERSEKITNLTESIGDAFLRVLRWLSAWFDRILFNPRHAKLVAFAVALLIYFAFNVSASTPSPVNQARQIPDVPVVVKYNSEMYEVVDFDEKVDVIVFGDYSDISMVNPQNDLKVELDLSGLAEGTHQVNYKTNITSARIRTTITPASANVTIRIKEAKRMTLSTEFVNQNKLGSQYVLGTPELETQDVTIKASKETMSQVAFVKALIDVSGQTEQFTTDAEIVAYNQQGERLTTVDVLPKTVKAKVDVTSPNKTVPIKPVFQGDIPEGKAIASLSMDNEAMTIYAQQSVLDSIEEIKVPIQASGLTKDTKLVHNISLPSGVRHGTVSKVNFDIKLGEGETKKFDDIPILFVHNVNQLKISPGTSGDQKTATTTSLEVFGTKENIEKFKPENVKVYIDMRDIEPGDNQEVKLYVEYNDPTSSLYTVKSTKETAVFSFRK, via the coding sequence ATGAGTCCGAAGAAAGATAAGAAAAATAAGAAATTTGATTCTGAGGATAAACTTGAGCTTGCACAGATTATCGCAGAAAGATCTGAAAAAATTACGAATTTAACCGAATCAATTGGAGATGCATTCCTTCGAGTACTTCGTTGGTTGAGTGCATGGTTTGACCGAATTCTCTTTAATCCACGTCACGCTAAACTCGTGGCATTCGCAGTTGCATTACTTATTTATTTTGCATTCAATGTATCTGCATCCACGCCATCTCCAGTAAATCAAGCGCGTCAAATTCCAGATGTCCCAGTTGTTGTAAAGTATAACTCTGAGATGTATGAAGTTGTAGATTTTGATGAGAAAGTTGATGTCATTGTATTTGGGGATTATAGTGATATTTCAATGGTAAACCCTCAAAATGATCTTAAAGTTGAATTAGATTTGAGTGGCCTTGCAGAAGGAACACATCAAGTTAACTACAAAACAAATATAACGTCAGCTCGTATTCGAACAACAATTACACCGGCTTCTGCTAATGTAACGATTCGAATCAAAGAAGCAAAACGTATGACGTTAAGTACTGAATTCGTTAACCAAAACAAACTTGGAAGCCAATATGTATTGGGTACGCCAGAGTTAGAGACACAAGATGTAACGATTAAAGCGTCGAAAGAAACAATGTCACAAGTAGCATTCGTAAAAGCATTAATTGATGTTAGTGGCCAAACTGAACAGTTTACTACTGACGCAGAAATCGTAGCTTATAACCAACAAGGTGAACGTCTAACGACGGTGGATGTATTGCCGAAAACAGTTAAAGCGAAGGTAGATGTAACATCACCTAATAAAACAGTTCCGATTAAGCCAGTTTTCCAAGGAGATATTCCAGAAGGTAAGGCGATTGCATCGTTATCAATGGATAACGAAGCGATGACAATTTACGCACAACAATCGGTTCTTGATAGTATTGAAGAAATTAAAGTTCCAATTCAAGCGAGTGGTCTCACAAAAGATACAAAACTCGTTCATAACATTAGCCTTCCATCCGGAGTTCGTCATGGTACAGTTTCTAAAGTAAACTTTGATATCAAGCTCGGCGAGGGTGAAACTAAGAAATTTGACGATATTCCAATTCTATTTGTACATAATGTTAATCAGTTGAAGATTTCACCAGGCACATCTGGCGATCAAAAAACAGCAACAACGACATCATTAGAAGTGTTTGGAACAAAAGAAAATATTGAAAAATTCAAACCTGAAAACGTTAAAGTATATATTGATATGCGTGACATTGAACCAGGTGATAATCAAGAGGTTAAACTCTATGTAGAATACAACGATCCAACATCGTCTCTCTACACAGTAAAATCAACAAAAGAAACAGCAGTATTTAGTTTTAGAAAATAA
- the glmM gene encoding phosphoglucosamine mutase has translation MGKYFGTDGLRGKANDALSLDIAIKVGQYLGYSFRGEKIVVGQDTRLSSGMFASAIAAGATSMGADVYLLGVCATPALAYAVKNEGFAGGVMISASHNPYYDNGLKCFASTGMKISAELEEKIEAYIDGELSIDVAHSNEIGRVVEFPEGLETYIQYLESLIDVRFDGLNVVLDTANGSAVSSAERLFKDLGACVTVMNNNPDGLNINTECGSTHPESLQAKVVEMGADMGFAFDGDADRCLAVNHKGEMVDGDEILFILGRFFKSEKQLKEDTIVSTVMANLGFLKSCQKSGLNVITTDVGDKHVYASMNENDYKLGGEQSGHIILKDYATTGDGVLTALVIAEIASKAGKTLAELGSECIRFPQLLQNVPVNDKQAVMNHDAVKEAENRIHRELGDEGRLLLRPSGTEPLVRVMVEAQTDDLCEHYVNDMINVINNIE, from the coding sequence ATGGGTAAGTATTTTGGAACGGACGGACTTCGCGGTAAAGCGAATGATGCTCTAAGTTTGGATATTGCAATTAAAGTGGGACAATACTTAGGTTACTCGTTTAGAGGTGAGAAGATTGTAGTTGGACAAGACACACGACTTTCTTCAGGAATGTTTGCAAGTGCAATTGCTGCAGGAGCAACATCTATGGGTGCTGATGTATATCTACTTGGTGTTTGTGCTACTCCAGCACTTGCATACGCAGTTAAAAACGAAGGGTTCGCAGGTGGTGTAATGATTTCCGCGAGTCATAATCCTTACTACGATAATGGCTTAAAATGCTTTGCTTCGACAGGTATGAAAATATCTGCAGAGCTAGAAGAAAAAATTGAAGCGTACATTGATGGTGAACTATCCATCGATGTTGCGCACAGTAATGAAATTGGACGTGTTGTGGAATTTCCGGAAGGATTGGAAACATACATTCAATATCTTGAATCTCTAATCGATGTGCGTTTTGATGGTTTGAACGTCGTCCTCGATACGGCAAATGGCTCGGCTGTTTCTTCCGCTGAACGTCTCTTTAAAGATTTAGGTGCTTGTGTGACAGTCATGAATAACAATCCTGATGGACTCAATATTAATACTGAGTGTGGTTCAACACATCCGGAGTCACTTCAAGCAAAAGTAGTTGAAATGGGTGCAGATATGGGATTTGCATTTGACGGTGACGCAGATCGCTGTCTTGCAGTAAATCATAAAGGCGAGATGGTTGATGGTGACGAAATCTTGTTTATTCTTGGTCGTTTCTTCAAATCGGAAAAGCAACTTAAAGAAGATACGATTGTATCAACCGTCATGGCTAATTTAGGATTCTTGAAATCCTGTCAAAAATCAGGTTTGAATGTAATTACAACAGATGTTGGTGATAAACATGTTTATGCGTCAATGAATGAGAATGATTACAAACTTGGTGGAGAACAATCTGGACATATTATACTGAAGGATTATGCGACGACAGGTGATGGCGTGTTGACTGCACTTGTTATTGCAGAAATAGCATCAAAAGCTGGAAAAACACTAGCAGAACTCGGTTCGGAATGTATTCGATTCCCGCAACTACTTCAAAATGTTCCTGTTAATGATAAACAAGCAGTTATGAATCATGACGCTGTAAAAGAAGCTGAGAATCGCATTCATCGCGAATTGGGTGACGAAGGGCGATTACTTCTTAGACCGTCAGGTACAGAACCGCTTGTCCGCGTCATGGTAGAAGCACAAACAGATGATTTGTGTGAACACTATGTCAATGATATGATTAATGTAATCAATAACATTGAGTAA
- a CDS encoding response regulator transcription factor, with translation MKYVISIVEDEKDLNELVKSYLENAGYEVRSYYTYDEANAHVQDDDVHLWILDIMLDDKSGFDLIERIKMHSPATPVIFMSARDKEFDRIIGLEKGSDDYITKPFSPKELVLRVNNIIKRSYNQDLQTEVDGYVIDEKQRKASKDGYELELTTKEFDLLMLFVKNRGVAFTREQILVHVWETNYFGSDRVVDDTLRRLRKKMPGLNIQTIYGFGYRLG, from the coding sequence ATGAAATATGTGATCAGTATTGTAGAAGATGAAAAAGATTTAAATGAACTTGTAAAGAGTTATTTAGAAAACGCTGGTTATGAAGTCCGCTCTTATTACACATATGATGAAGCGAATGCCCATGTTCAGGATGACGATGTTCATCTTTGGATTTTGGATATAATGCTTGATGATAAGAGTGGTTTTGATTTGATTGAACGCATTAAAATGCATTCGCCTGCAACTCCGGTAATCTTTATGTCTGCACGAGATAAAGAATTTGATCGAATTATTGGTTTGGAAAAGGGTAGTGATGATTATATTACGAAACCTTTCTCACCAAAAGAATTAGTGCTGCGGGTTAATAACATTATTAAGCGTTCTTATAATCAAGACCTTCAAACGGAAGTTGATGGTTATGTCATTGATGAGAAACAGCGTAAAGCGAGCAAAGATGGCTATGAACTTGAACTTACAACAAAAGAGTTTGATCTCTTAATGCTTTTCGTTAAAAATAGAGGTGTTGCCTTTACGCGTGAACAGATTTTAGTTCATGTTTGGGAAACCAATTATTTTGGGTCGGATCGAGTTGTAGATGATACCTTAAGACGTCTTCGAAAAAAAATGCCTGGTCTTAATATACAAACAATATACGGATTCGGATATCGTCTTGGATGA
- a CDS encoding sensor histidine kinase, producing MMRNIREFIRKLSLTQQLIAIVVFTFAFFLVFFFGALSLNIDKFVDKQMYDLIHRTQQNVIYNYKRGLDDVDLYGANDPNIIHVIRNKDGSIKSNGLSLINVDLLKQVKIQMDAVELEQSINYRFKDSSLYTITNIPDKQASIATLISRNYQNEFKSLLLNNVINMILIIIGVVFLLLLVWVSYIIHPLNQIRAYIEKIKRNEDAELNIERHDEIGELADVLVEMNEELKRQERVKEEMIQNISHDLKTPIATIKSYSEAIKDGVYPYETLEKSVDVIIQHADRLEKKVYNLLMLNRMDYMTHEQIDQNSNIELKETIESVIVSSSQIRPEIELILNAEEHNVFFGTEEPWRVVVENLLDNALRYAKTKIIITLKDNYLSVYNDGSIINENRTEQIFNAYEKGEGGQFGLGLSIVNKVATNYGYSVSASNVDEGVIFEIRKAGI from the coding sequence ATGATGAGAAATATTCGTGAGTTTATAAGAAAGCTATCGTTAACACAGCAATTAATTGCAATTGTTGTTTTTACCTTTGCTTTCTTTTTAGTATTCTTTTTTGGAGCGTTATCTTTAAATATCGATAAGTTTGTTGATAAGCAAATGTACGACTTAATCCATCGAACACAACAGAATGTTATTTATAACTATAAACGTGGGTTGGATGATGTCGATTTATATGGAGCAAATGATCCGAATATTATCCATGTTATTCGAAATAAAGACGGTAGTATAAAATCAAATGGTTTAAGTCTCATCAATGTGGATTTATTAAAACAAGTTAAGATTCAAATGGATGCAGTGGAGCTCGAACAAAGCATTAACTACCGATTTAAAGATAGCAGTCTTTATACCATTACAAATATCCCGGATAAACAAGCAAGTATTGCAACTTTAATTTCTAGAAATTATCAGAACGAATTTAAATCGTTATTATTAAATAATGTTATTAATATGATTTTGATAATTATTGGTGTTGTTTTCTTATTATTACTTGTTTGGGTTAGTTATATTATTCATCCATTAAACCAAATCCGTGCGTATATTGAGAAAATAAAGCGAAACGAAGATGCAGAATTAAATATTGAACGTCATGATGAAATTGGTGAGCTGGCAGATGTGTTAGTTGAGATGAACGAGGAATTGAAGCGCCAAGAGCGTGTTAAAGAAGAAATGATTCAAAACATATCACATGATCTTAAAACACCGATAGCGACGATTAAATCGTACAGTGAAGCGATCAAAGATGGTGTTTATCCTTACGAGACGCTTGAGAAGTCAGTTGATGTCATTATTCAACATGCAGATCGTTTAGAGAAGAAAGTTTATAATCTATTGATGTTGAATCGAATGGATTACATGACTCATGAACAAATCGATCAGAATAGTAATATAGAGTTGAAAGAAACGATAGAGTCGGTAATTGTTTCTTCAAGTCAAATAAGACCAGAAATCGAACTAATTCTAAATGCCGAAGAACATAATGTATTTTTTGGTACAGAGGAGCCGTGGCGGGTTGTTGTTGAGAATCTTCTCGATAATGCTCTGCGATACGCTAAGACAAAGATTATTATCACATTAAAAGATAATTACCTATCGGTATACAATGATGGATCGATAATCAATGAAAATAGAACAGAACAGATTTTTAATGCTTATGAAAAAGGTGAGGGTGGTCAGTTTGGGCTGGGACTCTCAATCGTTAATAAAGTCGCAACGAATTATGGTTATTCAGTAAGTGCTTCAAACGTTGACGAAGGCGTTATATTTGAAATTAGAAAGGCAGGAATTTAA
- a CDS encoding NYN domain-containing protein — MKQKIDSRIAVLIDAENVPYANIGGVLREVARYGTPTVKRIYGDWTKQTASGWKSHLLEHAITPIQQYSYTTGKNSSDSAMIIDAMDILYEGNVESFCIVSSDSDFTRLAVRLREAGKYVIGIGEQKTPSAFIASCDKFIYIEIIDLVETENVDSKTKLSVDKKNKLHQLIASSVNDLADDNGYVFMGDLGNLIMKKQPDFDPRNYGYYQLTPLIKALGQFDIDERRIPNSNVKHVYIRNK; from the coding sequence ATGAAACAAAAAATTGATTCACGAATTGCAGTATTAATTGATGCAGAAAACGTTCCATATGCTAATATTGGGGGCGTATTACGAGAAGTTGCTCGTTATGGTACACCTACAGTAAAAAGAATCTACGGTGATTGGACAAAACAAACTGCTTCAGGATGGAAAAGTCATTTGCTGGAACATGCAATCACTCCCATCCAACAATACTCTTATACAACTGGAAAAAACTCATCAGATTCCGCAATGATTATTGATGCGATGGATATTCTGTATGAAGGAAATGTTGAATCATTCTGTATTGTCTCTTCAGACAGTGATTTTACGCGCCTTGCAGTGCGTTTAAGGGAAGCAGGGAAGTATGTCATTGGAATTGGCGAACAGAAGACTCCAAGCGCTTTTATCGCATCCTGTGACAAGTTCATTTATATTGAAATTATCGATCTTGTCGAAACTGAAAATGTCGACTCCAAAACAAAACTCTCTGTAGACAAAAAGAATAAGTTGCACCAACTCATTGCATCCTCAGTTAATGACCTCGCAGATGATAATGGATATGTATTTATGGGCGATTTAGGAAATTTAATTATGAAAAAACAACCGGATTTTGATCCGCGAAACTATGGATATTATCAATTAACACCGCTCATCAAAGCACTTGGACAATTCGACATCGATGAAAGACGGATTCCAAATAGTAATGTTAAACATGTGTACATCCGAAACAAATAG
- a CDS encoding Maf family protein: MHKKLVLASQSPRRRELVTKLGVAFNVVSPTSDETLDSSLTVEEQIERISEEKALSVFENYQDCVVLGSDTVVVFNGEVLGKPKNEEDAKDTLMKLSGSKHDVITGVCLVSSECKRVFSVKTEVEFFELTEAEIDAYVATKEPLDKAGSYSIQGFGSVFVKEIVGDFYSVMGLPISRVNQELIHNEW, translated from the coding sequence ATGCATAAGAAATTAGTTTTAGCGAGTCAATCACCAAGAAGACGAGAATTAGTAACGAAACTTGGGGTGGCTTTTAATGTTGTATCACCGACAAGTGATGAGACCCTTGATTCATCGCTTACTGTGGAAGAACAAATAGAAAGAATATCTGAAGAAAAAGCATTAAGTGTTTTTGAGAACTATCAAGATTGTGTTGTCCTAGGATCAGATACCGTAGTTGTGTTCAACGGAGAAGTTCTAGGGAAACCTAAAAATGAAGAAGACGCAAAAGATACTTTAATGAAATTATCTGGATCAAAACATGACGTCATTACAGGTGTCTGTCTTGTATCATCGGAATGCAAACGTGTATTCTCAGTTAAAACTGAAGTTGAATTCTTTGAACTAACAGAAGCAGAAATCGATGCTTATGTCGCAACCAAAGAACCTTTAGATAAAGCTGGCAGTTACAGTATACAAGGGTTTGGTTCTGTATTTGTGAAAGAAATTGTTGGTGACTTCTATTCTGTAATGGGTCTACCAATTTCTCGAGTAAATCAAGAATTAATCCACAACGAGTGGTAA
- a CDS encoding GNAT family N-acetyltransferase — protein MGYEIKELNYEAFIPIYNNFMVNDFPDDELRSLHSIKRMFRDGRYSVLVMVEDDVLLAYANFITDEEGRVALLDYYAVTQARRGQGIGTLFLQKIRETLDVDGLLIESERPDKAESEEDRIIRTKRIGFYEQNDSVVTEYTWEAYGVIYNLLYLPIGKDVENVDVGFKIKEMYGFTLPKSLLEKYTKLYIE, from the coding sequence GTGGGTTACGAAATAAAGGAATTAAATTATGAGGCGTTCATTCCCATCTACAACAATTTTATGGTCAATGATTTCCCAGATGATGAATTAAGATCATTACACAGTATAAAAAGAATGTTTAGAGATGGACGTTACTCTGTTTTAGTTATGGTTGAAGATGATGTACTTCTTGCTTACGCAAACTTTATCACTGATGAAGAAGGGCGCGTTGCGCTCCTTGATTACTATGCTGTGACGCAAGCCAGACGTGGTCAAGGGATTGGGACACTGTTCTTACAAAAAATACGAGAAACCCTTGATGTTGATGGATTATTGATCGAGAGTGAAAGACCCGATAAAGCTGAGAGCGAAGAAGATCGCATTATTCGCACAAAACGCATTGGTTTTTACGAACAAAATGACTCCGTAGTTACAGAATATACTTGGGAAGCCTATGGTGTTATCTATAATTTATTATATCTACCAATTGGTAAAGACGTTGAGAATGTAGATGTTGGATTCAAAATTAAAGAAATGTATGGATTTACCCTACCAAAATCATTATTAGAAAAGTACACAAAATTGTATATCGAATAA
- a CDS encoding ECF transporter S component, whose protein sequence is MKTKKKTLNYTLFTLFAAIIILLSVTPLGFIHLGFIKATIVHIPVIIGSIILGPTAGAGLGIIFGINSIINNTISPSILSFAFSPLVPVIGTTSGSPFALIIALLPRILVGIVPYYIVKSEFIKKDSIRLGLAGFIGSMTNTILVMGLIYLLFKDAYGSARGIEGLAVTKAMLSVIVINGIPEAIVSTLITIPITKALYKIRRK, encoded by the coding sequence ATGAAAACTAAAAAGAAAACTTTAAACTATACACTCTTTACCCTATTTGCCGCAATTATTATCTTACTTTCGGTAACGCCACTTGGTTTTATACATCTTGGCTTTATCAAAGCTACAATTGTCCACATCCCAGTTATCATCGGTTCGATTATCTTAGGACCAACAGCAGGCGCTGGATTAGGCATAATTTTTGGAATAAACTCCATCATAAATAATACAATCAGCCCATCTATATTATCTTTCGCCTTTTCACCTCTTGTGCCAGTTATTGGAACGACGTCTGGAAGTCCGTTTGCTTTAATCATTGCACTACTCCCTCGAATCTTGGTTGGGATTGTTCCTTACTATATTGTAAAGAGTGAGTTTATTAAAAAGGACTCTATTCGTCTTGGTTTAGCCGGTTTTATCGGTTCAATGACGAATACTATTTTAGTTATGGGACTCATCTATTTGCTCTTTAAAGATGCCTACGGTTCGGCACGGGGTATTGAAGGTTTAGCGGTAACTAAAGCAATGCTTAGCGTAATAGTCATTAATGGGATTCCAGAAGCTATTGTATCCACACTGATTACAATTCCCATTACTAAAGCACTTTATAAAATACGAAGAAAATAA
- a CDS encoding type III pantothenate kinase: MICVINIGNTNTAFGFGDNELIDQFTIPTHAYQTQNDFLKYFEVQNRHEHIDACVIASVRPDKTQLIKCSMDSYFKLNAKVLDHGDDFEIDFSLYPYGKLGMDRIIALYAAKELYGGNIAVFDLGTATTVNVLSDNQFKGGAIMPGVRLGLSVLGEKTGLLPTINLNDTPHYLGLDTEQNILSGALFGTASVLKNYRELISQDYPNTTFVVTGGNSKAILPLCNGSWNFQPDLLLQGLLTWWTQKGLTYEN; encoded by the coding sequence ATGATTTGTGTAATTAATATCGGTAATACCAATACTGCATTTGGATTTGGGGATAACGAATTGATTGATCAGTTTACAATCCCAACTCATGCGTACCAAACACAAAATGATTTTTTAAAGTATTTTGAAGTTCAAAATCGACACGAACACATTGATGCTTGTGTTATCGCATCCGTTAGGCCTGATAAGACACAATTAATTAAATGTTCGATGGATTCTTATTTCAAGTTAAATGCGAAAGTATTAGATCACGGTGATGATTTTGAGATAGACTTTTCTCTTTACCCTTACGGCAAGCTGGGAATGGACCGTATTATCGCTCTGTACGCCGCAAAAGAACTTTACGGAGGAAATATTGCAGTTTTTGATTTAGGGACTGCCACAACGGTCAATGTGCTCTCAGACAATCAATTTAAAGGGGGTGCCATTATGCCTGGTGTTCGTCTTGGCTTAAGTGTCCTTGGAGAAAAAACAGGACTTCTACCTACCATTAATCTTAATGATACACCGCATTATTTAGGATTAGATACAGAGCAAAATATATTATCTGGTGCTCTGTTTGGCACCGCATCCGTTTTAAAAAACTATCGTGAACTCATATCTCAAGACTATCCGAATACAACGTTTGTTGTCACGGGTGGTAATTCCAAAGCAATTTTACCGTTATGTAATGGCTCGTGGAATTTCCAACCTGATTTATTACTACAAGGCCTCCTAACATGGTGGACACAAAAAGGACTTACTTATGAAAACTAA
- a CDS encoding phosphopantothenoylcysteine decarboxylase, giving the protein MKTILLGVSGSISAYKSADLANELTKRGYTVHVIMTHSAQAFITPLTLQSLTKNPVHYNVLNEDDPNKIMHIDLVKSADLLLIAPATANIIAKIAHGIADDMLSTTTLAVHGIPRLIAPAMNTYMYENEATTDNLDILRKRGWIEVEPRSSLLACGDYGKGALAEIETILAYVDSALEGVTA; this is encoded by the coding sequence ATGAAAACAATTCTATTAGGTGTCAGTGGTAGTATTTCAGCTTATAAATCTGCTGATTTAGCCAATGAACTCACAAAAAGAGGTTATACGGTTCATGTGATTATGACCCATTCTGCACAAGCATTTATTACCCCACTTACATTGCAATCACTGACTAAAAATCCTGTTCATTATAATGTCTTAAATGAAGATGATCCAAATAAAATCATGCACATTGATTTAGTTAAGTCTGCAGACTTGCTTCTGATAGCACCTGCAACTGCAAACATCATCGCAAAAATTGCACATGGCATTGCGGATGATATGTTGTCGACAACTACATTGGCGGTCCATGGTATTCCTAGACTTATTGCTCCCGCAATGAATACTTATATGTATGAAAATGAAGCAACAACCGATAATTTAGACATCCTACGGAAACGAGGGTGGATTGAGGTTGAGCCACGAAGTTCCTTATTAGCATGTGGAGATTATGGTAAAGGCGCACTCGCAGAAATTGAAACAATACTCGCGTATGTTGATTCGGCTTTAGAAGGAGTTACAGCATGA
- a CDS encoding phosphopantothenoylcysteine decarboxylase domain-containing protein → MKTNYNVCITSGGTSEPIDTVRRITNTSTGRLGSKIADAFIEAGANVYYVYAKGSALPSLACRQYEVDTVDSVSKVLTLLFDSVSFDVMIHAMAISDYEVDTISSLEAMTASIQTLLAKTSKPSKGEIKQALLDSKEPTRSKISSSNRNLVLTLKQTPKVINQLKAKQPNVFLVGFKLLSNTNLESLKNAAFSQISQAGSDLVVANRLEDIHHNEHIAYFIDQTGLIHQAHTKEEIASSLVQILYKKSQESI, encoded by the coding sequence ATGAAAACAAATTATAACGTTTGTATCACGTCGGGAGGAACTTCTGAACCCATAGATACAGTACGACGCATCACCAATACTTCTACAGGTCGTCTAGGGAGTAAAATTGCAGATGCTTTTATTGAAGCCGGTGCGAATGTTTATTATGTTTACGCCAAAGGCAGTGCTCTTCCGAGTTTAGCCTGTAGACAGTATGAGGTCGATACGGTGGATTCCGTTTCGAAAGTTCTTACACTACTTTTTGATTCTGTTTCCTTTGATGTCATGATTCACGCAATGGCAATCAGTGATTATGAGGTTGACACAATCTCTTCACTTGAAGCCATGACCGCAAGCATTCAGACGCTATTAGCGAAAACATCTAAACCGTCTAAAGGGGAAATTAAACAAGCGTTACTGGATTCAAAAGAACCAACACGTTCGAAGATTTCTTCTTCGAATAGAAATCTCGTTTTAACCTTGAAACAAACCCCTAAGGTCATCAATCAACTTAAAGCAAAACAACCAAATGTCTTTCTAGTCGGATTTAAATTATTATCCAATACAAATTTAGAATCACTAAAGAACGCAGCCTTTTCTCAAATTAGCCAAGCAGGCAGCGACCTTGTCGTGGCGAATCGTTTAGAAGATATTCACCACAATGAACACATCGCTTACTTTATTGATCAAACAGGTTTGATTCACCAAGCGCATACCAAGGAAGAGATTGCTTCTTCACTTGTACAAATACTCTATAAAAAGAGTCAGGAGTCGATATGA